The following proteins are co-located in the Pseudomonas sp. ATCC 13867 genome:
- the pyrH gene encoding UMP kinase, whose protein sequence is MAQQLSARQPRYKRILLKLSGEALMGAEEFGIDPKVLDRMALEIGQLVGIGVQVGLVIGGGNLFRGAALSAAGMDRVTGDHMGMLATVMNGLAMRDALERSNITAIVMSAISMVGVTDHYDRRKAMRHLNSGEVVIFSAGTGNPFFTTDSAACLRAIEIDADVVLKATKVDGVYTADPFKDPNAEKFERLTYDEVLDRKLGVMDLTAICLCRDQKMPLRVFNMNKPGALLNIVVGGAEGTLIEED, encoded by the coding sequence ATGGCTCAGCAGCTGAGCGCTCGTCAACCTCGCTATAAACGCATTCTTCTAAAACTGAGCGGCGAAGCCCTGATGGGGGCCGAGGAATTCGGCATCGACCCCAAGGTGCTCGATCGGATGGCCCTGGAAATCGGCCAGCTCGTGGGGATCGGTGTCCAGGTCGGCCTGGTCATCGGCGGTGGCAACCTGTTCCGTGGCGCGGCGCTGTCCGCGGCGGGCATGGACCGCGTTACCGGCGACCACATGGGCATGCTGGCCACCGTGATGAACGGCCTGGCCATGCGCGATGCGCTGGAGCGTTCGAACATCACCGCCATCGTCATGTCGGCCATTTCCATGGTCGGCGTCACCGATCATTACGACCGCCGCAAGGCCATGCGCCACCTGAACAGCGGCGAGGTCGTGATCTTCTCCGCCGGTACCGGCAACCCGTTCTTCACCACCGACTCCGCCGCCTGCCTGCGCGCCATCGAAATAGATGCTGACGTAGTACTCAAGGCGACCAAGGTGGACGGCGTGTACACTGCCGACCCGTTCAAGGACCCGAATGCCGAGAAATTCGAACGTCTGACGTACGATGAAGTGCTCGATCGCAAGCTGGGTGTGATGGACCTCACCGCCATCTGCCTGTGCCGGGACCAGAAAATGCCGCTGCGTGTGTTCAACATGAACAAGCCCGGCGCGCTGCTGAATATTGTTGTAGGTGGTGCTGAAGGCACCCTGATCGAGGAGGATTGA
- the frr gene encoding ribosome recycling factor, whose protein sequence is MINEIKKEAQDRMGKTLEALGHAFAKIRTGRAHPSILDSVMVSYYGSDTPLRQVANVTVEDSRTLALSVFDKSMIQAVEKAIMTSDLGLNPATAGTTIRVPMPALTEETRKGFTKQARAEAEQARVSVRNIRRDALAQLKDLQKEKEISEDDERRAGDDVQKITDKFVAEIEKALEAKEADLMAV, encoded by the coding sequence ATGATCAACGAGATCAAGAAGGAAGCGCAGGATCGCATGGGCAAAACCCTGGAAGCCCTGGGCCACGCCTTCGCCAAGATTCGTACCGGCCGTGCTCATCCGAGCATCCTGGATAGCGTCATGGTGTCCTACTACGGTTCCGATACCCCGCTGCGCCAGGTCGCCAACGTCACCGTGGAAGATTCCCGCACCCTGGCCCTGAGCGTGTTCGACAAGAGCATGATCCAGGCGGTCGAGAAGGCCATCATGACCTCCGACCTGGGCCTGAACCCGGCGACCGCCGGCACCACCATTCGCGTTCCGATGCCGGCCCTGACCGAGGAAACCCGCAAGGGCTTCACCAAGCAGGCCCGTGCCGAGGCCGAGCAGGCTCGCGTTTCCGTGCGCAACATCCGTCGCGATGCCCTGGCTCAACTGAAGGACCTGCAGAAAGAGAAGGAAATCAGCGAGGACGACGAGCGTCGTGCTGGTGATGATGTGCAGAAGATCACCGACAAGTTCGTCGCCGAGATCGAAAAGGCCCTCGAGGCCAAGGAAGCGGATCTGATGGCCGTCTGA
- the uppS gene encoding polyprenyl diphosphate synthase, translated as MEKTKQVTPVPRHVAIIMDGNNRWAKKRLMPGVAGHKAGVDAVRAVIKTCAEAGVEVLTLFAFSSENWQRPADEVGALMELFLMALRREVRKLSANGIRLRIIGDRSRFAPELQTAMREAENLTANGSAMLLQVAANYGGQWDITQAAQRLAREVQAGHLAPDEITPELIQGCLSTGDQPLPDLCIRTGGEHRISNFLLWQLAYAELYFSDLYWPDFKRDAMQAALVDYASRQRRFGKTSDQVEAEAPPTC; from the coding sequence ATGGAAAAGACCAAGCAGGTGACGCCCGTGCCTCGGCACGTGGCGATCATCATGGATGGCAACAACCGCTGGGCGAAGAAACGCCTGATGCCCGGTGTCGCCGGGCACAAGGCGGGTGTGGATGCCGTTCGCGCGGTGATCAAGACCTGTGCCGAGGCGGGCGTCGAAGTGCTGACGCTGTTCGCCTTCTCCAGCGAGAACTGGCAGCGCCCGGCCGATGAGGTCGGCGCGCTGATGGAGCTGTTCCTCATGGCCTTGCGCCGTGAGGTGCGCAAGCTCAGCGCCAACGGCATTCGCCTGCGGATCATCGGCGATCGCAGCCGTTTCGCCCCCGAGTTGCAAACGGCGATGCGCGAGGCGGAAAACCTGACGGCCAATGGCTCCGCCATGCTGCTGCAGGTGGCGGCCAACTATGGCGGCCAGTGGGACATCACCCAGGCTGCCCAGCGGCTCGCTCGCGAGGTGCAGGCCGGTCATCTGGCGCCGGATGAGATCACCCCGGAACTGATCCAGGGTTGTCTCTCCACCGGTGACCAGCCGTTGCCCGACCTGTGCATCCGTACCGGCGGCGAACATCGCATCAGCAACTTCCTTCTCTGGCAGCTGGCGTATGCCGAGCTGTATTTCTCCGATCTCTACTGGCCCGACTTCAAGCGCGATGCCATGCAGGCTGCGCTGGTCGACTACGCCTCTCGCCAGCGTCGCTTCGGCAAGACCAGCGATCAGGTCGAGGCCGAGGCTCCCCCGACATGTTGA
- a CDS encoding phosphatidate cytidylyltransferase, giving the protein MLKQRIITALVLLPVALGGFFLLDGAAFSLFIGLVVSLGAWEWARLAGYNEQPARVGYAAVVAALMFTLSWLPQLAGAVLVLALLWWLLATIMVLTYPDSASSWGGRWRRLLIGLLILVPAWQGLVLLKQWPLANWLIVAVMVLVWAADIGAYFSGKAFGKRKLAPRVSPGKSWEGFFGGMALCLAITVAVSIYRDWSVRELLLALPCAAIVVALSVIGDLTESMFKRQSGLKDSSNLLPGHGGVLDRIDSLTAAIPVFTALLWAVGWGTP; this is encoded by the coding sequence ATGTTGAAACAACGAATCATCACGGCGCTGGTCCTGTTGCCGGTCGCGCTGGGTGGTTTCTTCCTCCTCGATGGGGCGGCGTTCTCGCTGTTCATCGGTCTGGTGGTCAGTCTCGGTGCCTGGGAATGGGCGCGCCTGGCGGGTTACAACGAGCAGCCCGCACGGGTTGGCTATGCCGCCGTGGTGGCCGCGCTGATGTTCACCCTCTCCTGGCTGCCGCAACTGGCCGGGGCGGTGCTGGTGCTGGCGTTGCTCTGGTGGCTGCTGGCGACCATCATGGTGCTGACCTATCCGGATAGCGCGTCGAGCTGGGGTGGCCGCTGGCGCCGCCTGCTGATCGGCCTGCTGATCCTGGTGCCGGCCTGGCAGGGGCTGGTGCTGCTCAAGCAGTGGCCGCTGGCCAACTGGCTGATCGTCGCGGTGATGGTGTTGGTCTGGGCCGCCGATATCGGCGCCTATTTCTCCGGCAAGGCCTTTGGCAAGCGCAAGCTGGCGCCACGGGTCAGTCCGGGCAAGAGCTGGGAAGGTTTCTTCGGTGGCATGGCGCTGTGCCTGGCGATCACCGTCGCCGTCTCCATCTACCGCGACTGGAGCGTCCGCGAGCTGCTGCTGGCACTGCCGTGCGCGGCCATCGTGGTGGCCCTGTCGGTCATTGGCGACCTGACCGAAAGCATGTTCAAGCGCCAGTCCGGCCTCAAGGACAGCAGTAATCTGCTGCCGGGGCATGGTGGCGTGCTGGATCGAATCGACAGCCTGACTGCGGCGATCCCGGTGTTCACCGCGCTGCTCTGGGCCGTGGGCTGGGGTACGCCGTGA
- the ispC gene encoding 1-deoxy-D-xylulose-5-phosphate reductoisomerase, whose translation MNRPQWITVLGATGSIGLSTLDVIARHPGRYRVFALSGFSRLAELEALCLQHRPRFAVVPEANQARHLQGGLLAAGLETRVLVGEAGLCEIASHPEVDAVMAAIVGAAGLKPTLAAVEAGKRVLLANKEALVMSGALFMDAVRCSGAVLLPIDSEHNAIFQCMPRDYARGLGEVGVRRILLTASGGPFRETPLEALSDVSPEQACAHPNWSMGRKISVDSASMMNKGLELIEACWLFDAPPSKVEVVIHPQSVIHSLVDYVDGSVLAQLGNPDMRTPIAHALAWPQRIDSGVSPLDLFAIARLDFCPPDERRFPCLRLARQAAEVGGSVPAMLNAANEVAVAAFLERRILFTDIAVIIEDVLNREAHAPVETLDAVLAADRRARDAAQAWLQERGR comes from the coding sequence GTGAACCGTCCGCAGTGGATCACCGTGCTGGGGGCGACCGGTTCGATCGGCCTCAGTACCCTCGACGTCATCGCTCGCCATCCCGGTCGCTACCGTGTCTTCGCCCTGAGCGGCTTCTCTCGGCTCGCTGAGCTGGAAGCGCTGTGCCTGCAGCATCGTCCGCGTTTCGCTGTCGTGCCGGAGGCTAATCAGGCCCGGCACCTGCAGGGCGGCCTGCTGGCGGCGGGATTGGAGACTCGGGTGCTCGTCGGCGAGGCGGGGCTGTGCGAGATTGCCAGCCATCCCGAGGTGGATGCCGTCATGGCGGCCATCGTCGGTGCCGCCGGGCTGAAGCCCACGCTGGCCGCCGTCGAGGCCGGCAAGCGGGTGCTGCTGGCCAACAAGGAAGCGCTGGTGATGTCCGGTGCGCTGTTCATGGATGCTGTGCGTTGCAGTGGTGCGGTGCTGCTGCCGATCGACAGTGAGCACAATGCGATCTTCCAGTGCATGCCCCGGGACTACGCGCGCGGTCTCGGCGAGGTTGGGGTGCGTCGGATTCTGTTGACGGCCTCGGGCGGTCCATTCCGTGAGACGCCTCTGGAGGCTCTGTCGGACGTTTCTCCTGAGCAGGCCTGCGCCCATCCCAACTGGTCGATGGGACGGAAGATCTCCGTCGACTCCGCCAGCATGATGAACAAGGGATTGGAGCTGATCGAGGCCTGCTGGTTGTTCGATGCGCCGCCGTCGAAGGTCGAGGTGGTGATCCATCCACAGAGCGTCATTCATTCCCTGGTGGACTATGTGGACGGCTCGGTGCTCGCGCAGCTGGGCAATCCGGACATGCGTACCCCCATCGCCCATGCGCTGGCCTGGCCGCAGCGGATCGACTCCGGGGTTTCGCCGCTGGATCTGTTCGCCATCGCCCGACTGGACTTCTGTCCGCCGGACGAACGGCGTTTCCCCTGTCTGCGCCTGGCCCGACAGGCGGCTGAAGTCGGTGGCAGCGTCCCGGCCATGCTCAACGCCGCCAATGAAGTCGCGGTGGCGGCCTTCCTCGAACGACGCATCCTCTTCACCGATATCGCGGTTATCATCGAAGACGTGCTGAACCGCGAGGCGCACGCCCCGGTCGAAACCCTCGATGCGGTGCTGGCGGCCGATCGGCGCGCACGTGACGCCGCGCAGGCGTGGTTGCAGGAACGCGGGCGTTGA
- the rseP gene encoding sigma E protease regulator RseP, which yields MSALYMIVGLLVALGVLVTFHEFGHFWVARRCGVKVLRFSVGFGTPLVRWHDRQGTEFVVAAIPLGGYVKMLDEREGDVPPELLDHAFNRKPVFQRIAIVAAGPVANFLLAILFFWVLAMLGSQQIKPVIGSIVADSPAALGGLAAGQEVVAVDGKAVEGWNGVNLQLVRRLGETGELSVSVLEPGSSVPVVRQLHLDAWLKSADNPDPIAGLGIRPWRPAIVPLLAELDEKGPAKAAGLKVGDRLLSVDGQSVDDWQQVVDKVRARPEERIVLGIERAGQRQDVALTLAAKGEGKARTGYLGAGVAGGQWPAEMLREISYGPVDAVGQALSRTWSMSLLTLDSLKKMVLGQLSVKNLSGPITIAKVAGASAQSGVGDFLHFLAYLSISLGVLNLLPIPVLDGGHLLFYLVEWVRGRPLSERVQAWGMQIGISLVVGVMLLALVNDLSRL from the coding sequence ATGAGCGCCCTCTACATGATCGTCGGCCTGTTGGTCGCACTGGGTGTGCTGGTTACCTTCCACGAATTTGGGCATTTCTGGGTGGCGCGCCGCTGTGGCGTGAAAGTGCTGCGTTTCTCCGTGGGATTCGGTACGCCGTTGGTGCGTTGGCACGATCGCCAGGGAACCGAGTTCGTCGTCGCCGCCATACCGCTGGGCGGCTACGTCAAGATGCTCGATGAGCGCGAGGGCGATGTTCCGCCGGAACTGCTCGACCACGCCTTCAATCGCAAACCGGTCTTTCAGCGCATTGCCATCGTCGCCGCCGGACCGGTGGCGAACTTCCTCCTGGCAATCCTGTTCTTCTGGGTGCTGGCGATGCTGGGCAGCCAGCAGATCAAGCCCGTCATCGGTTCCATCGTTGCCGACAGCCCCGCGGCGCTGGGTGGCCTGGCTGCCGGCCAGGAAGTCGTGGCCGTCGATGGCAAGGCGGTGGAAGGCTGGAATGGCGTCAATCTGCAACTGGTGCGCCGTCTCGGCGAAACCGGGGAGCTGAGCGTTTCTGTGCTCGAGCCGGGTTCCTCCGTGCCAGTGGTGCGTCAACTGCATCTCGATGCCTGGCTGAAGAGCGCCGACAATCCCGATCCCATTGCCGGATTGGGGATTCGGCCGTGGCGTCCCGCCATCGTGCCGCTCCTGGCGGAGCTCGACGAGAAGGGACCGGCCAAGGCGGCCGGGCTCAAGGTCGGCGATCGTCTGCTGAGTGTCGATGGCCAGTCTGTGGACGATTGGCAGCAGGTGGTGGACAAGGTCCGTGCCCGTCCCGAAGAGCGCATCGTGCTGGGCATCGAGCGTGCTGGACAGCGACAGGACGTCGCGCTGACCCTGGCGGCGAAAGGGGAGGGCAAGGCCCGTACCGGATACCTCGGGGCAGGGGTCGCGGGTGGCCAGTGGCCGGCGGAAATGCTTCGCGAAATCAGCTACGGACCGGTGGACGCAGTCGGGCAGGCACTCTCTCGAACCTGGTCGATGAGCCTGCTAACTCTGGATTCTCTAAAGAAAATGGTGCTCGGGCAGCTCTCGGTAAAAAACTTGAGCGGGCCGATAACCATTGCTAAAGTGGCGGGCGCTTCAGCCCAGTCCGGCGTGGGGGATTTTCTGCATTTCCTCGCCTATCTGAGTATCAGTTTGGGGGTTCTCAACCTGTTGCCGATTCCCGTGCTAGATGGCGGGCATCTGCTGTTCTACCTGGTCGAGTGGGTGCGAGGTCGCCCGCTGTCGGAACGGGTCCAGGCTTGGGGGATGCAGATCGGCATCAGCCTGGTCGTGGGGGTCATGTTGCTGGCCCTGGTCAACGATCTGAGTCGACTGTAA
- the bamA gene encoding outer membrane protein assembly factor BamA, translating to MKRFLLPAALSALMIAQVHAESFTVSDIRVNGLQRVSAGSVFAALPLNVGEQIDDRRLVEATRSLFKTGFFQDIQLSRDGNVLIVNVVERPSISSIEIEGNKAITTEDLMKGLKQSGLAEGEIFQRATLEGVRNELQRQYVAQGRYSAEIETEVVPQPRNRVALKITINEGTVAAIAHVNVVGNTVFSEEDLTDLFELKTTNWLSFFKNDDKYSREKLSGDLERLRSYYLDRGYIHMDIASTQVSITPDKKHVYITVNVNEGEKYTVSDVKLSGDLKVPEDEIKKLLLVKKGQVFSRKVMTTTSDLITRRLGNEGYTFANVNGVPEPHDDDKTVSITYVVDPGKRAYVNRINFRGNTKTEDEVLRREMRQMEGGWASTYLIDQSKQRLERLGYFKEVNVETPAVPGTDDQVDVNYSVEEQPSGSITASIGFAQSAGLILGGSISQNNFLGTGNKVSLGLTKSDYQTRYNFGFVDPYWTVDGVSLGYNAFYRKTDYSDLDVDVSSYSVNSYGAGVSIGYPISETSRLTYGLTVQKDEIDTGVYTVDEIFDFIQNEGDSFTNFKGSIGWSESTLNKGVLANRGHSQSLVLESTIPGSDLSFYKLDYRGQVFAPLTENYTMRFHTELGYGDGYGSTERLPFYENYYAGGFNSVRGFKDSTLGPRSTPSKGTNSGTEYDPDQDPQAFGGSIMITGGAEVLFPLPFVKDQRQLRSVVFWDVGNVFDTDCPTSTTQGCDGVKFNDMAMSAGVGLTWITALGPLSFSLATPIKKPDNAETQIFQFSLGQTF from the coding sequence ATGAAACGCTTTCTGCTACCCGCGGCCCTTTCCGCGCTGATGATCGCCCAGGTTCACGCCGAGTCCTTCACTGTCTCCGACATCCGGGTCAATGGTCTGCAGCGCGTCTCCGCCGGCAGCGTGTTCGCCGCACTGCCGCTGAACGTGGGGGAGCAGATCGATGACCGTCGCCTGGTCGAGGCGACTCGCTCCCTGTTCAAGACCGGTTTCTTCCAGGACATCCAGCTCAGCCGCGACGGTAATGTGCTGATCGTCAACGTGGTCGAGCGTCCTTCGATCTCCAGCATCGAGATCGAAGGCAACAAGGCCATCACCACCGAAGACCTGATGAAGGGCCTGAAGCAGTCGGGCCTGGCCGAAGGCGAGATCTTCCAGCGCGCGACCCTCGAAGGTGTGCGCAACGAGCTGCAGCGCCAGTACGTGGCCCAGGGTCGTTACTCGGCCGAGATCGAGACCGAGGTGGTGCCGCAACCGCGCAACCGCGTCGCCCTGAAGATCACCATCAACGAAGGCACCGTGGCGGCCATCGCCCACGTCAACGTGGTGGGCAACACCGTTTTCTCCGAGGAAGACCTGACCGACCTGTTCGAGCTGAAGACCACCAACTGGCTGTCCTTCTTCAAGAACGATGACAAGTATTCCCGCGAAAAGCTCTCCGGTGACCTGGAGCGTCTGCGTTCCTACTACCTGGACCGTGGCTACATCCACATGGATATCGCCTCGACCCAGGTATCCATCACCCCGGACAAGAAACACGTCTACATCACCGTCAACGTCAACGAAGGCGAGAAGTACACCGTCAGCGACGTTAAGCTCTCCGGCGACCTGAAGGTTCCGGAAGACGAGATCAAGAAGCTGCTGCTGGTGAAGAAAGGCCAGGTCTTCTCGCGCAAGGTGATGACCACCACCTCCGACCTGATCACCCGCCGCCTGGGTAACGAGGGCTACACCTTCGCCAACGTCAACGGCGTGCCGGAGCCCCATGACGACGACAAGACCGTCTCGATCACCTACGTGGTCGATCCGGGCAAGCGTGCCTACGTCAACCGCATCAACTTCCGTGGCAACACCAAGACCGAGGACGAAGTACTCCGTCGCGAAATGCGCCAGATGGAAGGCGGCTGGGCGTCGACCTACCTGATCGACCAGTCCAAGCAGCGCCTGGAACGCCTGGGCTACTTCAAGGAAGTCAACGTCGAGACCCCGGCCGTGCCCGGTACCGACGACCAGGTCGACGTGAACTACAGCGTGGAAGAGCAGCCGTCCGGCTCCATCACCGCGAGTATCGGCTTCGCCCAGAGCGCCGGTCTGATCCTCGGCGGCTCGATCAGCCAGAACAACTTCCTGGGTACTGGTAACAAGGTCAGCCTTGGCCTGACCAAGTCTGACTACCAGACCCGCTACAACTTCGGCTTCGTCGACCCCTACTGGACCGTCGACGGCGTGAGCCTGGGCTACAATGCCTTCTACCGCAAGACCGACTACAGCGATCTGGACGTCGACGTTTCCAGCTACTCCGTCAACAGCTATGGCGCTGGCGTAAGCATCGGCTATCCGATCAGCGAAACGTCGCGCCTGACCTACGGCCTGACCGTACAGAAGGATGAGATCGATACCGGCGTCTACACCGTCGACGAGATCTTCGACTTCATTCAGAACGAAGGCGACAGCTTCACCAACTTCAAGGGTTCCATCGGCTGGTCCGAATCGACCCTGAACAAGGGCGTGCTGGCCAACCGCGGCCACTCGCAGAGCCTGGTGCTGGAATCCACCATTCCGGGTAGCGACCTGTCGTTCTACAAACTCGACTACCGTGGCCAGGTCTTCGCCCCGCTAACCGAAAACTACACCATGCGCTTCCACACCGAGCTCGGCTACGGTGATGGCTATGGTTCTACCGAGCGCCTGCCGTTCTACGAGAACTACTATGCCGGTGGCTTCAACTCGGTGCGGGGCTTCAAGGACAGCACCCTTGGCCCGCGCAGTACGCCGAGTAAGGGCACCAACTCGGGGACCGAGTATGACCCGGACCAGGATCCGCAAGCCTTCGGTGGTAGCATCATGATCACCGGCGGTGCCGAAGTCCTGTTCCCGTTGCCGTTCGTGAAGGACCAGCGCCAATTGCGCAGCGTGGTGTTCTGGGATGTGGGTAACGTGTTCGACACGGATTGCCCGACGTCCACCACCCAGGGGTGCGATGGCGTCAAGTTCAACGATATGGCTATGTCCGCGGGTGTGGGGCTGACCTGGATCACCGCGCTGGGCCCGTTGAGCTTCAGTCTGGCGACCCCGATCAAGAAGCCGGACAACGCCGAAACCCAGATCTTCCAGTTCTCCCTGGGACAGACCTTCTAA
- a CDS encoding OmpH family outer membrane protein, translated as MRKLTQFVLITAALAASPAFADMKIAVLNYQMALLESDAAKQYAVDAEKKFGPQLNKLKSLESDAKALQDKLVNSGSKMSQSERERAESDFKQKARDFQFQSKELNEAKAVADRDMLKKLKPKLDQAVEETIKKGSYDLVVERGAVVDVKPQYDITRQVIERMNQLR; from the coding sequence GTGCGTAAGTTGACCCAGTTCGTCCTGATCACCGCAGCCCTGGCGGCGAGCCCCGCGTTCGCCGACATGAAGATCGCGGTGCTCAACTATCAGATGGCACTCCTCGAGTCGGATGCGGCCAAGCAGTACGCCGTGGATGCGGAGAAAAAGTTCGGCCCCCAGCTGAACAAGCTGAAATCGCTGGAAAGCGATGCCAAGGCGCTGCAGGACAAGCTGGTCAACAGCGGTAGCAAGATGTCCCAGTCCGAGCGTGAGAGAGCCGAGAGCGATTTCAAGCAGAAGGCCCGTGATTTCCAGTTCCAGTCCAAGGAGCTGAACGAGGCCAAGGCTGTCGCCGACCGCGACATGCTCAAGAAGCTCAAGCCGAAGCTGGATCAGGCCGTCGAGGAAACCATCAAGAAAGGCAGTTATGACCTCGTGGTTGAGCGTGGTGCCGTGGTCGACGTGAAGCCGCAGTACGACATCACCCGTCAAGTCATCGAGCGCATGAACCAACTGCGCTGA
- the lpxD gene encoding UDP-3-O-(3-hydroxymyristoyl)glucosamine N-acyltransferase, which produces MMTELSFTLAELAAQLDAELRGDSAQVIRGLATLQEAGADQLSFLANPQYRKFLPESKAGAVLLTAADAEGFTGNALVVANPYLAYAGLSHQFDRKPKVPAGIHPTAVVDEGAQVDPTASIGPYAVIEAGAQIGAGVTVSAHCFVGARSVIGEGGWLAPRVTLYHDVRIGKRVVIQSGAVLGGEGFGFASHKGVWQKIAQIGGVTVGDDVEIGANTTIDRGALSDTLVGNGVKLDNQIMIAHNVQIGDHTAMAGCCGISGSAKIGKHCMLAGGVGLVGHIEICDNVFVTGMTMVTRSITEPGSYSSGTAMQPAGEWKKSAARIRQLDDMARRLQQLEKRVAAVTPSGDVPSDA; this is translated from the coding sequence ATGATGACCGAGCTGTCCTTTACCCTCGCTGAACTGGCTGCGCAGCTCGATGCCGAGCTGCGTGGCGATTCCGCTCAAGTCATTCGTGGCCTGGCGACCCTTCAGGAAGCCGGCGCGGATCAGCTGAGCTTCCTGGCCAACCCGCAGTACCGCAAGTTCCTGCCCGAGAGCAAGGCGGGCGCGGTGTTGCTGACGGCGGCCGATGCCGAAGGTTTCACCGGCAATGCGCTGGTGGTGGCCAACCCGTACCTCGCGTATGCCGGCCTTTCGCATCAGTTCGACCGCAAGCCCAAGGTGCCCGCCGGTATCCATCCCACTGCGGTGGTCGATGAGGGAGCCCAGGTCGATCCGACCGCCAGTATCGGTCCCTATGCGGTGATCGAGGCTGGCGCGCAGATCGGTGCCGGCGTTACCGTCAGCGCCCATTGCTTCGTCGGCGCGCGCAGCGTGATCGGCGAAGGTGGCTGGCTGGCCCCGAGAGTGACCCTTTACCACGACGTGCGCATCGGCAAGCGCGTGGTGATCCAGTCCGGCGCCGTGCTGGGCGGCGAGGGCTTCGGCTTTGCCAGCCACAAGGGCGTTTGGCAGAAGATCGCGCAAATTGGCGGCGTGACCGTGGGCGATGACGTCGAGATCGGCGCCAACACCACGATCGACCGCGGTGCGCTGTCCGATACCCTGGTGGGCAATGGCGTGAAGCTGGACAACCAGATCATGATCGCCCACAACGTGCAGATCGGTGATCACACCGCGATGGCAGGCTGCTGCGGGATTTCCGGTAGCGCCAAGATCGGCAAGCATTGCATGCTCGCCGGTGGTGTCGGCCTGGTCGGTCACATCGAGATCTGCGACAACGTCTTCGTCACCGGGATGACCATGGTGACCCGTTCGATCACCGAACCGGGCTCCTATTCATCCGGTACTGCCATGCAGCCGGCCGGCGAATGGAAGAAGAGCGCTGCGCGTATACGCCAGTTGGACGACATGGCCCGTCGTCTGCAGCAGCTGGAAAAGCGCGTGGCCGCCGTGACCCCAAGCGGAGACGTTCCATCAGATGCGTGA
- the fabZ gene encoding 3-hydroxyacyl-ACP dehydratase FabZ, translated as MMDINEIREYLPHRYPFLLVDRVVELDIEGKRIRAYKNVSINEPFFNGHFPQHPIMPGVLIIEAMAQAAGILGFKMLDVKPADGTLYYFVGSDKLRFRQPVLPGDQLQLHAQFVSVKRGIWKFDCHATVDDKPVCSAEIICAERKL; from the coding sequence ATGATGGACATCAACGAGATTCGCGAATACCTGCCTCATCGCTACCCCTTCCTGCTGGTGGATCGGGTGGTGGAGCTGGACATCGAAGGCAAGCGCATTCGCGCCTACAAGAATGTCAGCATCAACGAGCCGTTCTTCAATGGCCACTTCCCGCAGCACCCGATCATGCCGGGCGTGTTGATCATCGAAGCGATGGCCCAGGCGGCCGGCATCCTCGGCTTCAAGATGCTCGATGTGAAGCCGGCCGACGGCACCCTGTACTACTTCGTCGGCTCCGACAAGCTGCGCTTCCGCCAGCCGGTGCTGCCGGGAGACCAGCTGCAACTGCATGCCCAGTTCGTCAGCGTCAAGCGCGGCATCTGGAAGTTCGACTGCCATGCCACTGTCGATGACAAGCCGGTATGCTCGGCCGAAATCATCTGTGCGGAACGCAAACTATGA
- the lpxA gene encoding acyl-ACP--UDP-N-acetylglucosamine O-acyltransferase, whose product MSLIDPRAIIDPRAKLADDVEVGPWSIVGPDVEIGEGTVIGPHVVLKGPTKIGKHNRIFQFSSVGEDTPDLKYKGERTRLVIGDHNVIREGVTIHRGTIQDRSETTIGDHNLLMAYVHIGHDSVIGNQCILVNNTALAGHVHVDDWAILSGYTLVHQFCRIGAHSFSGMGSAIGKDVPAYVTVFGNPAEARSMNFEGLRRRGFSAEAIQALRRAYKVVYRQGLTVDEALAELAEVSEQFPEVAVFRDSIQSSTRGITR is encoded by the coding sequence ATGAGTTTGATCGATCCTCGCGCCATCATCGACCCGCGCGCAAAGCTGGCTGACGACGTAGAGGTGGGCCCCTGGTCCATCGTCGGGCCGGATGTGGAGATCGGCGAAGGTACGGTGATCGGTCCGCACGTGGTGCTCAAGGGCCCCACGAAGATCGGCAAGCACAATCGCATTTTTCAGTTCTCCAGCGTCGGCGAGGACACTCCCGACCTGAAGTACAAGGGCGAGCGGACTCGCCTGGTGATCGGCGATCACAACGTGATCCGCGAGGGTGTGACCATCCATCGCGGCACCATCCAGGATCGTTCGGAAACCACCATTGGCGACCACAACCTGCTCATGGCCTACGTGCACATCGGTCATGACAGTGTGATCGGCAACCAGTGCATCCTGGTGAACAACACGGCACTGGCCGGTCATGTCCATGTGGATGACTGGGCGATCCTCTCCGGTTACACCCTGGTGCATCAGTTCTGCCGTATCGGCGCGCACAGCTTCTCCGGCATGGGCAGCGCGATCGGCAAGGACGTCCCGGCCTACGTGACCGTCTTCGGCAATCCCGCCGAGGCTCGCAGCATGAACTTCGAGGGCCTGCGCCGACGCGGTTTCAGTGCCGAGGCCATCCAGGCGCTGCGCCGGGCCTACAAGGTGGTCTACCGCCAGGGGCTGACGGTGGACGAGGCGCTGGCCGAGCTCGCCGAGGTTTCGGAGCAATTCCCGGAAGTCGCGGTATTCCGTGACTCCATCCAGAGCTCCACCCGCGGCATCACCCGCTGA